The DNA sequence GCCTCGGCGCCGCTGGCACATGCCTGCTTGACGTAGTTCGCATATTCGGAAACTGCACGCATGATGTTGACCGCGACTACGCCGGCGCCCGAAGCGATCGCCTTGGCAGCCTTGATTTCGCGGTCCAGCGCGATCAGGTTGACGCGGTCGATCAATGCGCGGTCGCGCGACTTGCCACTCTGCGCCATCAAGTCCGCATGATGACGCCGCAAGTCGACGCTGGAAATGGTGCCCACGCCGCCCAGACTGGCCACGCTGCCGGCGAGACGGTGCGCGGAAACTCCTACCCCCATACCACCTTGCACGATTGGCAATAAATGCTTGCCCTTGATCTTGAGATGTTGAAATGCGGTCTGCAGCACAGCGGTCCTTCAGGTGGTAAGAGACGTGCGAATGTAACAAACGAGGTGTGCATTTTGATTGATTTGAATCAAGTATTCCAAACTTGACGTCAATTCATTTCTATCGTCTCGAATTGCCATGGATTTTCCTGCATCGCCCTGCGATCGAAGCCAATGTAATTCAGTGCTCGCATGGCAAACCTTAACTTGCATCAAGGATTTGCCGGACTTCGGGGTGTGACAATTCCCCGCAATCAATCAGCAAAGGCAAGTCACATGAACACTATTTCAAGCTATCTGGGCAGCGACCACACGCGCTGCGATCAATACTTCATTCAGGCGGAAACACAAGTCAGCAACGGCACCTGGGATCAGGCCGAGACCAGTCTGGCGCAGTTCATCGAGGCGCTGGAGCACCACTTTGCGATGGAAGAGAGGGTCATGTTCCCGGAGTTCGAGCAAGCGACAGGCAGCAGCGCCGGCCCGACCGCCGTCATGCGCATGGAGCACGAACAGTTGCGCGCAATCTCGGCCCTGTTGCGCGAAGCATTGACCGCGCGCGACGCCGACAGCTACCTCGGGCATTCCGAGACGCTCAATACCATGATGCAGCAGCATAATATGAAGGAAGAAAGCATCCTGTACCTGATGGCGGACCGCGTGCTGGCGGGCCGCCAAGAAGAGATCATCGGCGCGATGACCGGCGTCGACGCAACGGCATGACCCAATCCGACGACGAAATCGCGCTCGACGTCTGCTGGCTGGAACCGCCCGAACCGATGGAACGCATTCTCGACGCGCTGTCGACCATGCCTCCCGACAAGCGCCTGCGAGTCCTGATCCACCGCGAACCGATTCCGCTGTATCGCATTCTCGGCAATAACGGATATGCCTACCGTACCCAGAGCCGCGATGATCATCTGTATGAAATACTGATCTGGCAAAAGTAATGCAACGCGTATTGTCGTTCGAGC is a window from the Noviherbaspirillum sp. UKPF54 genome containing:
- a CDS encoding hemerythrin domain-containing protein, whose product is MNTISSYLGSDHTRCDQYFIQAETQVSNGTWDQAETSLAQFIEALEHHFAMEERVMFPEFEQATGSSAGPTAVMRMEHEQLRAISALLREALTARDADSYLGHSETLNTMMQQHNMKEESILYLMADRVLAGRQEEIIGAMTGVDATA
- a CDS encoding DUF2249 domain-containing protein yields the protein MTQSDDEIALDVCWLEPPEPMERILDALSTMPPDKRLRVLIHREPIPLYRILGNNGYAYRTQSRDDHLYEILIWQK